TCATTTCGCGGTACAGTTCCTTGTCGTATTCCAGTTCGTGGTAATCGAGTGCCGGTTCGTTCAAGGTGTCGGCAGCGGGAGAGTGCTGTGCACCGCCGTCGGGTCGTGCGCTGTCCTCGAGAAGCTGCTGGAAGAGCTGGCCGGCCTTTTCCGCAGTTACCGGCTTGGCCAGGTAGCCGTTCATGCCGGCCCGCGAGCAGCGCTCCTGTACCGCCTTCAGCGTGTAGGAAGTCAGAGCCAGTACCGGCGTGAGCTGCCCCATGCGCTGTTCCCGCTCCCTGATCAGCCGTACCGCTTCAAATCCGTCCATCACCGGCATCAGGATGTCCAGCAGTACCAGGTCGAAAGAGTTGTTTTCAAATTCTTCCACTGCTTCGCGGCCGTTACCGACGATGACCACGGTATGGCCGAGCTTGGTCAGCACCGACTCAAGACTGCGTTGTTCCAGGGGGTTGTCTTCGGCCACCAGAATGCGCAGGCTCCCCGGCCTTTCCGGCGATACGGTGAGCCTGTCCCAGGTCAGGAAGGTTTCCTCCTGACGTATCATTGATACGGGGGGTGACGACAGGGAGGAAGAGGCAGCGGAAACGGCTGCGGTAGCGCTTCGGTTCAACCAGAGATCGAAACTGGCACTTTTCCCTTCCCGGGCCACATTGCGCAGAATCAGGGTACTGCCCAGGCGAGCGGTCAGGATGGTGGCCAAGCCGATCCCCCGGACCTGTTTCAGGGCAGTGTTGCCGGAGCGACTGAACTCGTCGGCGATGTACTCTTCTCCCCGGCGATAACTGCTGCGGGTCAGACGGCGTTCCACGGCGACAACCTGAAACCTGACCGCCACGGCCCCGTCATGGCGGCCCTGCAGCGAGACACAGAAGGTAACAGCGCCATTGCCGCTTTCCCGCCCTCCCCATTCCAGCAGGGCGCGCAGGGCTTCCTTCAGAACCAGGGGGTGACCGCTGACGCTATCGGGGACCTGTTCGGCGACCTTCAGGGTAATGGTCACCGGGGTACTGCACTCCTGGCAGGCGCCCTGGCGGCACTCCGCCACGAGCTGCCCCAGTTCGAACGGTTCCGGGAGCGGCAGGGGGCCGTCGGTAATCAGTTCCGTCAGTTGTCCCAGTTCACGGGGAGCGAGATGACGGGAAAAGAGCAGATCAAAGGCTGCCGCTGCCAGAGCAGGCCGGGATGCGGCGCCGGCGGGCAGTGCCTGGTTCAGGTCCTGCAGCGTCAGCAGACCGGTGGCCTGCGTCTCCCGCAGGCTGTCGCCAGGAGAGAGGACCGACAGGTGAAGCGCCAGGAGCCGCTGGCCGACGAAGACGGTGTCCCGCCAGCTGCGACCCTCGTTGAGGGCTGCACGTACCTGCATGAACGGTTCATCGCTGGTGGGGCCGAACAGGGTGGCCATCAGTTCCTCGACAGTCTGGGGAGAAGGTCGACCGGAGAGCTTGAACAGGTCATCAGCCGTCCTGCTGATCCGGGTGAGTCGCTCGCCGCTACCGATCAGGACAACGCCCCACGGGAGGGAATCGAATACCTGCATCAGGCGCGAGGCATCCAGCAGCTGACGGGAGGTGTCGGCGCAGTGCCGCACCCGCTCGCGCACCCGTGCCAGGGTTTCCCTGAGAGCGGGAAGATCGATGGGCAGGGGAAAATAGTCGCAGGCCCCCAGTATTAGCGCCC
The window above is part of the Trichlorobacter ammonificans genome. Proteins encoded here:
- a CDS encoding response regulator, encoding MFTITDSLQPLSALLVAGETPQRGAVLDLLLTEPLQFAVVDSPEETESRFADTMPDVVFLLHSEQLDAFALLERLRSSWGCRVHGVIVGGADDREHWKRALILGACDYFPLPIDLPALRETLARVRERVRHCADTSRQLLDASRLMQVFDSLPWGVVLIGSGERLTRISRTADDLFKLSGRPSPQTVEELMATLFGPTSDEPFMQVRAALNEGRSWRDTVFVGQRLLALHLSVLSPGDSLRETQATGLLTLQDLNQALPAGAASRPALAAAAFDLLFSRHLAPRELGQLTELITDGPLPLPEPFELGQLVAECRQGACQECSTPVTITLKVAEQVPDSVSGHPLVLKEALRALLEWGGRESGNGAVTFCVSLQGRHDGAVAVRFQVVAVERRLTRSSYRRGEEYIADEFSRSGNTALKQVRGIGLATILTARLGSTLILRNVAREGKSASFDLWLNRSATAAVSAASSSLSSPPVSMIRQEETFLTWDRLTVSPERPGSLRILVAEDNPLEQRSLESVLTKLGHTVVIVGNGREAVEEFENNSFDLVLLDILMPVMDGFEAVRLIREREQRMGQLTPVLALTSYTLKAVQERCSRAGMNGYLAKPVTAEKAGQLFQQLLEDSARPDGGAQHSPAADTLNEPALDYHELEYDKELYREMIVLFREHALPLLAELERELETSGPRETLHQSAHKLKGMASNIGARALRQVLGELENATVGGISADYGRFLARVRQARLQLTDALDNIDWNAYRQPE